TCTTGCATCGAGGCTCCTCATGAATTCTCATCGCTGCGACGAAAGCTACCGTCAGCTAAGTGCCTAGGTGCATGACGCGGGTTTAGCTCGGCGCAGACATGCCTACTACGCAGCGTCCATCCTCGGATGGATACTTGCACTGGCGGGCACCATGGTGGCGGTCGCCTTTCTCGGCGATACCTGGTTTCAACTTGCCGTAGCGATATTGGCAGGCGTCGTTTTGACGCAACTTGGGTTCCTGCCCCACGAAGCAGCACATCGTTCGATCTTTGCCTCACGAGCATGGAACGAATGGACTCGCGCTGCATTTCTGCACTGCTGATGGGCCTGAGCTACAGCTGGTGGATGGCAAAACACAATTCGCATCACGCCAACCCGAATAAGGAAGATGCAGACCCGGATGTTCATTCAACGGTGCTGGTTCTCACCCCTGGAGCCACCATCCGCCGAAGAGGATTTCCTGCTGAGATATCTCGTTTTCAACGATGGTTCTTCCTTCCTTTGCTGTGTTTTGAAGGATTGAACTTGCACGTGGCTTCGCTGAAGATGTTGCTCTTCACCTCTGGAGTCAGACATCGGATAGTCGAACTGCTGATGATCATTGCCAGGCATAGCGCTCTTGCGGTGTTCCTATTGGCATACCTACCTCCGGGAAAGACCCTTGCGTTCCTGGGTGTTCAGCTAGTCGTCTTCGGGGTCATGTTGGGCGGTGCTTTCGCACTCAATCACATCGGGATGCCAACAGTTCCCCGGGGAGTTCATCTTGACTTCTTAAGACGTCAGGTTCTCATGTCCCGAAATATCAGCGACGGTCCCCTGATTCGATTTCTGATGGACGGATTACAATACCAGCTTGAACACCATCTGTTTCCGATCATCCCCGCGCCCACAACTGCCTGAAACGCATGGCCTAGTCCGTCAGCATTGCAAGGAACTCGGCATTAGATACACCGAGAAGAGCTTGTCGGAAGCGTTGTTCCATGTCATTTCGTACCTGAATCAGGTGGGATTGCGGACTCAAG
The nucleotide sequence above comes from Glutamicibacter sp. B1. Encoded proteins:
- a CDS encoding acyl-CoA desaturase, with product MERMDSRCISALLMGLSYSWWMAKHNSHHANPNKEDADPDVHSTVLVLTPGATIRRRGFPAEISRFQRWFFLPLLCFEGLNLHVASLKMLLFTSGVRHRIVELLMIIARHSALAVFLLAYLPPGKTLAFLGVQLVVFGVMLGGAFALNHIGMPTVPRGVHLDFLRRQVLMSRNISDGPLIRFLMDGLQYQLEHHLFPIIPAPTTA